One window from the genome of Oryza glaberrima chromosome 3, OglaRS2, whole genome shotgun sequence encodes:
- the LOC127765737 gene encoding formin-like protein 20: MASTSDSLPSSPSLPTTAGLDAAGGGDQEFSSYQHHQSLFLPSSSSSYLDSPFHGLLHTSSSSSAAMSPSQAPPPHPPPPAPTSNNKPPKKRPRASRRPPTTVLTTDTSNFRAMVQEFTGFPAPPFAAAPPPAVRPRLLGGVGGGHQLPPFLLRPSPLKYTHSHPTPPPPPPPLHHQACTTTSFLGNAAAATTSTSSLVDALALFAKSNVMVAPPPPPPTSAAASSSADQYHHHHGMTMGGLFNPFDDYEAAAAAAAAEGDKVVHGGAGHGGFFSPLGAGAGDDKYDRH; encoded by the coding sequence ATGGCGTCCACCAGCGACAGCCTCCCTTCGTCGCCGTCActgcccaccaccgccggcctcgacgccgccggtggcggcgaccaaGAATTCTCCTCCTACCAGCACCACCAGAGTCTCTTCctgccatcctcctcctcctcctacctcgACTCACCCTTCCATGGCCTCCTCCacacctcctcctcatcctccgccGCCATGTCCCCctcgcaggcgccgccgccgcaccctccCCCTCCGGCGCCGACGTCCAACAACAAGCCGCCCAAGAAGCGGCCCAGAGCGtcccgccgcccgcccaccACCGTGCTCACCACCGACACCTCCAACTTCCGCGCCATGGTGCAGGAGTTCACCGGCTTCCCCGCCccgcccttcgccgccgcgccgccacccgccgtccgccctcgcctcctgggcggcgtcggcggcggccaccagctccctccctTCTTGCTTCGCCCCTCCCCGCTCAAGTACACGCACAGccaccccacgccgccgccgccgccgccgccgctacacCACCAGGCttgcaccaccacctccttcctcggcaacgccgccgccgccaccaccagcacGAGCTCTCTCGTCGACGCGCTCGCGCTGTTCGCCAAGAGCAACGTgatggtggcgccgccgccgccgccgccaacctccgccgccgcctcgtccagcGCCGATcagtaccaccaccaccacggcatGACGATGGGTGGTCTATTCAACCCGTTCGACGACtacgaggccgcggcggcggccgccgccgcggaaggCGACAAGGTtgtgcacggcggcgccggccatggcggcttcttctcccccttgggcgccggcgccggcgacgacaagtACGACCGGCActag